Proteins found in one Crassostrea angulata isolate pt1a10 chromosome 3, ASM2561291v2, whole genome shotgun sequence genomic segment:
- the LOC128176031 gene encoding double-stranded RNA-specific adenosine deaminase-like, with amino-acid sequence MQANGGLQKNAISAFMEYGQKIGKKPTLECQAKKGGPLLSGNPMFVAYARLGDSLICQAEGPNKKEAQTKAADKALRLETAAASQGSRDAEETLAIPDKDPVSALMEHAQSRGLTATIEQAPQTGPSHCPTFRMYAKLGDRKFRMIEHGNKKEGRKKAANIALLQLQREGKIPKPKLRSSRGASGSSPRCDDFSDICPPGRNPLQMFNEHAQSQHLTCDVIETSPRRGPPHDLTFYMAACLGKQKFKSVTGKNLNEAKNRATAEALRHLKKMGKYELKSSQRTTEEMPHTIQTWDDRIAVETLTKFRNLVATENEDLSGRKVLAAILLYDNDEDELTVVSLGTGNRCITGDHLCVEGTVLNDSHAEIIAKRGFKRYMCEEISRAQTRRGSKILMQTSSGTLKVMSHLSFHLYISTAPCGDGAVFTRADPEDTGRNHAPIIRNRQHGLLRSKVENGEGTIPTDDIPQTLDGIRRGQRLRTMSCSDKICRWNVLGLQGALLSQFLEPIYLSSITLGMLFNDGHMSRAMCCRVDRDSRPLTGLPQEYRAQHPKLGCVTRVTDTRSVDKSSPISVNWNMADNSVEVTDGTRGMTTRNTPSRLCKRSLFLSYSRIEQNIGHRTYRETKDMATEYSAAKGVFESVMDENGYGHWVRKPLEVDMFHL; translated from the exons AAGAACGCCATTAGTGCGTTCATGGAATATGGCCAGAAGATCGGAAAGAAACCAACGCTTGAATGTCAAGCGAAGAAAGGTGGTCCGCTATTATCCGGAAACCCAAt GTTTGTAGCGTACGCGCGCCTTGGAGACAGCCTCATCTGTCAGGCGGAAGGTCCGAACAAGAAAGAGGCCCAGACCAAGGCAGCAGACAAGGCCCTGAGACTGGAGACCGCCGCCGCCAGCCAG GGCTCTAGAGATGCTGAGGAGACGTTGGCTATTCCGGATAAAGACCCAGTGAGTGCTTTAATGGAGCATGCGCAGTCTCGGGGACTCACAGCAACGATCGAGCAAGCTCCACAAACTGGACCGTCACACTGTCCCAC TTTCCGGATGTATGCTAAGCTTGGTGATCGAAAGTTCCGGATGATTGAACACGGAAACAAAAAGGAGGGTCGCAAAAAGGCTGCAAACATCGCACTTTTACAGCTTCAGAGAGAAGGGAAAATACCAAAACCA AAGTTACGAAGTTCTAGAGGAGCCAGTGGCAGCAGTCCAAGGTGCGACGACTTCAGTGACATCTGCCCTCCTGGAAGAAATCCTCTTCAGATGTTTAACGAGCATGCGCAGTCCCAGCACTTAACATGTGATGTCATTGAAACGTCCCCACGCAGAGGACCGCCCCATGATCTAAC GTTTTATATGGCTGCCTGTCTTGgtaaacagaaatttaaatcCGTCACTGGGAAAAATTTAAATGAGGCAAAAAATCGCGCCACAGCGGAAGCTCTGAgacatttaaagaaaatggggAAATACGAGCTGAAGTCTTCACAG aGAACAACTGAAGAGATGCCGCACACGATACAGACTTGGGACGATAGGATAGCCGTGGAGACATTGACGAAATTTAGAAACTTGGTGGCTACAGAAAACGAGGACTTGTCTGGGCGGAAGGTTCTGGCCGCCATCTTGTTATACGATAATGATGAGGATGAGCTCACGGTGGTCAGTTTAGGGACAG GAAACCGCTGTATCACGGGAGACCATCTTTGTGTAGAAGGCACCGTCCTGAACGATTCTCATGCCGAAATCATCGCTAAAAGAGGCTTTAAAAG GTACATGTGCGAAGAAATATCTCGCGCTCAAACCCGAAGAGGCAGTAAGATACTGATGCAAACTTCCTCCGGGACTCTAAAGGTTATGTCTCATCTGTCCTTCCATCTCTATATCTCCACGGCCCCGTGTGGTGATGGGGCAGTCTTTACGCG TGCAGACCCCGAAGATACTGGAAGAAATCATGCTCCAATAATCAGAAACCGGCAACATGGTCTTCTCAGATCAAAAGTTGAGAACG GTGAGGGGACGATACCTACAGACGACATCCCCCAGACACTTGACGGCATCCGTCGCGGACAGCGCCTGCGCACTATGTCGTGTAGTGACAAGATCTGTCGTTGGAACGTTCTTGGATTACAGGGGGCGCTTTTGTCGCAGTTTTTGGAACCAATTTATCTTTCTTCTATCACACTTG GTATGTTATTCAATGACGGGCACATGTCACGTGCGATGTGTTGCCGTGTAGATCGTGACAGCCGGCCTCTGACCGGTCTACCCCAGGAATACAGGGCCCAGCACCCAAAACTTGGCTGTGTTACCCGGGTTACCGACACTCGTTCTGTGGACAAATCCAGCCCAATCAGCGTCAACTGGAACATGGCGGATAACAGTGTAGAAGTGACAGACGGGACACGCGGGATGACGACACG AAATACACCATCCCGTCTCTGCAAAAGGTCGCTGTTTTTATCCTACTCTCGGATTGAGCAAAATATTGGTCACAGGACCTATCGAGAAACAAAAGACATGGCAACGGAATACTCAGCTGCAAAGGGAGTGTTCGAATCGGTTATGGATGAAAACGGGTACGGTCATTGGGTCAGAAAACCCCTGGAAGTGGACATGTTCCATTTATAA